One part of the Neoarius graeffei isolate fNeoGra1 chromosome 2, fNeoGra1.pri, whole genome shotgun sequence genome encodes these proteins:
- the LOC132870787 gene encoding uncharacterized protein LOC132870787, producing the protein MAEAGRRVQPNVPRSTVSSIIQTFRRENRIGRQPHAGGRRKLLTDRQEQEICNMVIANNAITLTQIRDAVLQNNGVFQNINSISISTIDRVLKKNLITMKQIYRVPFDRNTARVKELRYQYVQRILALEGSETPHILVFVDEAGFNLAKGHRRGRNIIGQRATVDVPGQRGGNITMCAAISENGVATHTASLGPYNTEKLLRFLDQLYVYLVPENERGLEGPHLPQFVIVWDNVNFHRGPRIRAWFNMHPRMHNVLLPPYSPFLNPIEEFFLCLEMESI; encoded by the exons GATTGGCCGACAACCTCATGCGGGTGGAAGAAGAAAACTTCTAACCGATCGCCAAGAACAGGAGATCTGTAACATGGTGATAGCAAATAATGCCATAACACTGACACAGATCCGGGATGCAGTCCTCCAAAACAATGGCgtcttccaaaacatcaactccATCAGCATATCAACAATAGACCGGGTTCTGAAGAAGAACCTAATCACCATGAAACAGATATACAGAGTACCATTTGATAGGAACACTGCCAGAGTAAAAGAGCTGCGGTACCAGTATGTGCAG AGAATCCTGGCACTGGAGGGGAGTGAAACACCACACATCCTAGTGTTTGTTGATGAGGCAGGCTTCAACCTGGCCAAGGGCCACAGGCGTGGCCGAAACATCATTGGCCAGCGGGCCACAGTGGATGTCCCAGGCCAGCGGGGGGGAAATATAACCATGTGCGCGGCTATTTCAGAAAATGGTGTGGCCACCCACACTGCAAGCTTGGGCCCATATAACACAGAGAAACTCCTCCGTTTCCTGGATCAACTATATGTATATTTGGTCCCAGAAAATGAGAGGGGTCTTGAAGGGCCCCACCTACCCCAGTTTGTCATTGTATGGGACAATGTTAATTTCCACCGTGGTCCACGCATCCGGGCATGGTTCAACATGCATCCAAGAATGCATAATGTCTTGTTACCACCATATTCTCCATTCCTGAATCCTATCGAGGAGTTTTTTCTCTGCTTGGAGATGGAGAGTATATGA